From the Trypanosoma brucei brucei TREU927 chromosome 6, complete sequence genome, the window atcccttttttcccccctttaaaTGGACCCCTTCCATTTTCTGTTTGCTTCTCGCGAGAGTCGCAAGCACTTGAATATGCAAATGCGCAAAGAAAATGTCACGGTTACACTTCAGAGCTTATCTTTAAGTCTAAATGCTACAACCCGCAAGCggttccctttcccccttttcccttcttttcttccttcaacaTCAGTACAATTTTCATTCGtttactttcattttgtcttgttcttttcccccctttttttttggctctgtttcttttttttgttttccttttttttttttggagaggaaggggagaaaagggagaaggagaaaagggggtTGTTTTCACTACGTTGCTCGTCTTATAACCTTTGCGCGTGTATTAGTAGGGAACAAAGTATTTGTAGAGGAAAAGGCCAAAAATGCCTCCCAAGAAGGGGATAAACAACGGCACCCAAAAGTAATAATTTCCCGTCGTAAACACCTCGGAACCGAAGAGAATAGCGGAGAAAACTCTTGGACCAAAATCACGAGCCGGATTAATCGCATAACCGGATGCATAACCAATGTTGTTTCCAATAGCAAACACAAGAGCACCAACTGCCAGCGGTTCATGTCCTTTGGCAGGTGAGTTATTGGGATCAAATATGCCACCGAcgcaaaagagaagaattgCTGTGCAGATAAACTCGGAAAAGATGCAGTAAAAGAGACGATTCCCTTCGCGTGGGTACGTGCTGAACATACCGGCAAAACCCTTATCACCAAAACCAACCAACCCACCGCTGTGTTGCTTCAGAAGATCAGCATAAACACCATAAGCACATGCCGCACCAACAAAAGCACCGAGCATTTGTGCTGCGATGTAACCGGGTACCCGCCTCCATGGGAAACAACCAAAAACGGCATTGGCGAGGGTAACCGCCGGGTTAAGATGACCACAAGATATTCCCAATGAAATATAAAGACCCATCGTAACGGCAATTCCCCAACCAAGCGTGATGCTGAGAAATCCCAAATCCTTATCCAAAATTGTTGTGGCCACTACACCATTACCCATGAAAAGTAGGACGAAGGTTCCAAGAAACTCACCCATATAGTTGCGGTAATCCAAACGCAGTTGT encodes:
- a CDS encoding aquaporin 3, putative (similar to Aquaporin 3 (31.4 kDa water channel protein) (Swiss-Prot:P47862) [Rattus norvegicus]), coding for MSDEKINVHQYPSETDVRGLKARNGGACEVPFEENNEPIPNRSANPQEKNENELVGDNADNEAHDAVDVNYWAPRQLRLDYRNYMGEFLGTFVLLFMGNGVVATTILDKDLGFLSITLGWGIAVTMGLYISLGISCGHLNPAVTLANAVFGCFPWRRVPGYIAAQMLGAFVGAACAYGVYADLLKQHSGGLVGFGDKGFAGMFSTYPREGNRLFYCIFSEFICTAILLFCVGGIFDPNNSPAKGHEPLAVGALVFAIGNNIGYASGYAINPARDFGPRVFSAILFGSEVFTTGNYYFWVPLFIPFLGGIFGLFLYKYFVPY